In Rutidosis leptorrhynchoides isolate AG116_Rl617_1_P2 chromosome 2, CSIRO_AGI_Rlap_v1, whole genome shotgun sequence, one genomic interval encodes:
- the LOC139889982 gene encoding F-box protein At5g07610-like — translation MISLTTSAELVSHDNILTQILLRLPIRSIVRFKCVSKHWQYLLSSSRFALLHRNLNHKLNSPSGLMLRRNNARTKPEYAFVLFDHVNPVKTPFKSIDHIVFDKKQLFSYDIMQSSNGLLLIRTMIMDYHVYNPTINQCSNIPKYDNKDDGFESVPRGMTLVFDPLISPHYKLVCIRMFLGSCYGRIEVYSSENRNWVSFAKQVFMPDSKVELRSGIYWDDRIHWARNVAVYYFNINENRGDHILLPYDVRGHILSSGWRDCYPSLVESNDSLLLYEDFYSSGKVNIYELKKDYSGWSKKYYVRIEHIHSDLINRNLFFRNYIVHYFFPGVLREEDAYLVIETPRSIIRYNLLSKSCQKLCVFDSSIPHRKLGVFLFNESLSHV, via the coding sequence ATGATTAGTCTAACTACTTCTGCCGAATTAGTTTCTCATGATAACATACTGACACAAATCTTACTCCGATTACCGATTCGATCAATTGTTCGATTCAAATGCGTATCTAAACATTGGCAATATCTACTTTCAAGTTCTCGCTTTGCTCTTCTTCATCGAAACCTTAACCATAAACTTAACTCCCCATCAGGTTTGATGTTACGAAGGAATAATGCTCGCACTAAACCTGAGTATGCTTTTGTTTTATTCGATCATGTGAATCCTGTCAAAACTCCTTTTAAATCCATAGATCACATAGTGTTTGATAAGAAGCAGTTGTTTTCATATGATATTATGCAATCTTCTAATGGGTTATTGCTAATTCGCACCATGATCATGGATTATCATGTTTACAATCCAACGATCAATCAATGCTCGAACATTCCAAAATATGATAATAAGGATGATGGCTTTGAGAGTGTTCCTCGCGGTATGACTTTAGTTTTTGATCCTCTAATATCTCCTCACTATAAACTTGTATGTATCCGCATGTTTTTGGGTAGTTGTTATGGACGTATAGAGGTTTACTCATCGGAAAATAGGAATTGGGTGTCTTTTGCGAAACAAGTTTTTATGCCTGATAGCAAGGTGGAGCTTAGGTCCGGGATTTATTGGGACGACAGAATTCATTGGGCCCGTAATGTCGCTGTTTATTATTTTAACATCAATGAGAATCGAGGTGACCATATTCTTTTACCTTACGATGTTCGTGGTCATATATTGTCTTCTGGATGGCGTGATTGTTATCCGTCTCTGGTTGAATCTAATGATTCTTTGCTTTTATACGAAGATTTTTATTCAAGTGGCAAGGTTAATATTTATGAGTTGAAAAAAGACTACTCTGGCTGGTCCAAAAAGTATTATGTCCGTATTGAACATATTCATTCAGACTTGATTAATCGAAATTTATTTTTCCGAAATTATATAGTACATTATTTCTTTCCGGGAGTACTAAGAGAAGAAGATGCATATTTGGTTATAGAAACTCCTCGGAGTATAATAAGATACAATCTACTATCCAAGTCTTGTCAAAAGCTTTGTGTTTTTGACTCATCTATTCCACACCGAAAGCTTGGTGTTTTTCTTTTTAATGAATCTCTTTCTCATGTCTGA
- the LOC139893443 gene encoding uncharacterized protein, protein MMLFYSKQSKSIRQANVIYRRVVSQVDKPAIYDVFNLERTFRTNFSMLVVHMWLCLRRLKAEGKEGVELGQYVYEIYNHDLETRVAKAGVNLMLTKWMRELEKVFYGNIVAFDTAMLPEAKPNDLQTAIWKNIFYEDDSSKLDPAALPFVMAFTRYVRRECTCLSLTDKEAMFSGNFMFTPLENPKP, encoded by the exons ATGATGTTGTTTTATAGCAAACAGAGCAAGTCTATTCGTCAAGCAAATGTTATTTATCGTCGTGTTGTATCTCAAGTTGATAAACCAGCCATCTATGATG TTTTTAACTTGGAGAGAACCTTTAGAACTAATTTCTCCATGCTCGTAGTGCACATGTGGCTTTGTTTACGTCGTTTGAAAGCAGAAGGGAAGGAAGGTGTTGAATTGGGGCAATATGTTTATGAAATCTACAATCATGATTTAGAGACAAGAGTTGCCAAAGCTGGG GTTAACTTGATGTTGACTAAATGGATGCGGGAGTTGGAAAAAGTATTTTATGGGAACATAGTCGCTTTTGATACCGCAATGCTTCCAGAAGCTAAGCCAAATGATTTGCAGACTGCAATATGGAA GAATATCTTCTATGAAGATGATTCATCAAAGCTAGATCCTGCTGCATTGCCATTTGTCATG GCTTTCACAAGATATGTTCGCCGAGAATGTACTTGCCTGTCATTAACAG ATAAAGAAGCAATGTTCTCCGGAAACTTCATGTTCACCCCTCTTGAGAATCCAAAACCTTAA